Proteins encoded within one genomic window of Sphingomonas cannabina:
- a CDS encoding SDR family NAD(P)-dependent oxidoreductase, which translates to MKLKDKVAIVTGGGRDIGRSVSLRLAAEGARVVVNYRRDEAAAAATVQEIEAAGGTALLVQGDVTDANAVASLVGATTKAFGDRIDVLVNVAGGMVARKTLAEMDAAFFDTVMDLNLRSAFLVTKAVLPHMGQGGAIVNLSSLAGRDGGGPGATIYATAKGALMSFTRGLAKELGPQGIRVNALCPGLIGTSFHDIFSKPEGRAAVAGNTPLRREGHPDEVAAAVAYLASDDASFLTGVNLDINGGLFFS; encoded by the coding sequence ATGAAGCTCAAGGACAAGGTCGCGATCGTCACCGGCGGCGGGCGGGACATCGGCCGCTCGGTGTCGCTGCGGCTGGCGGCAGAGGGCGCGCGCGTCGTCGTCAACTATCGCCGCGACGAGGCCGCCGCGGCCGCGACCGTCCAGGAGATCGAGGCGGCCGGCGGCACCGCGCTGCTCGTCCAGGGCGACGTGACCGATGCCAATGCGGTGGCATCGCTGGTCGGTGCGACGACCAAGGCGTTCGGCGATCGCATCGACGTGCTGGTCAACGTCGCTGGCGGCATGGTCGCGCGCAAGACGCTGGCCGAGATGGACGCCGCCTTCTTCGACACGGTGATGGATCTCAACCTGCGTTCGGCCTTCCTGGTGACCAAGGCGGTGCTGCCGCACATGGGCCAGGGCGGCGCGATCGTGAACCTGTCGTCGCTCGCCGGACGCGACGGCGGCGGGCCGGGCGCGACCATCTATGCCACCGCCAAGGGCGCGCTGATGAGCTTCACCCGCGGCCTCGCCAAGGAGCTCGGGCCGCAGGGCATCCGCGTCAACGCGCTCTGCCCCGGGCTGATCGGCACCAGCTTCCACGACATCTTCTCCAAGCCCGAGGGCCGCGCCGCCGTCGCCGGCAACACGCCGCTGCGACGTGAAGGGCATCCGGACGAGGTGGCGGCGGCGGTGGCCTATCTCGCCTCCGACGACGCGTCGTTCCTGACCGGTGTCAACCTGGACATCAACGGCGGTCTGTTCTTCTCGTGA
- a CDS encoding rhamnogalacturonan acetylesterase translates to MRTMLATAAVLSLVAGTAAAQTQPRERTDAPPISAYKVILVGDSTMAPGSGWASMFCAEHVKSSIACLNLGRGGRSTRSYRAEGSWDLAIAEAKLPGYRKTWVLIQFGHNDQSDKPERWTDMATEFPANLKRMVEEVRAAGAEPVLLTPLSRRAFRAGKLDNTLEPWAAEVRKVAAAMQVPLVDLNAHSAALVQKLGPVEATKLAMAEPLPEELAAAKAGTTLKPRTAEEARVPDPAPTPNGPRGSYGRKFDYTHVGDAGARVFSAMVANDLAAVVPELRGQLVP, encoded by the coding sequence ATGAGGACGATGCTGGCAACGGCGGCGGTTCTCTCGCTGGTGGCAGGAACCGCGGCAGCTCAGACCCAGCCCCGCGAGCGTACCGACGCGCCGCCGATCAGCGCCTATAAGGTCATCCTGGTCGGCGATTCGACGATGGCGCCGGGCAGCGGCTGGGCGTCGATGTTCTGCGCCGAGCATGTCAAATCCTCGATCGCCTGCCTCAACCTCGGCCGCGGTGGCCGCTCGACACGCAGCTACCGTGCGGAAGGATCATGGGATCTCGCGATCGCCGAGGCGAAGCTGCCCGGCTATCGCAAGACCTGGGTGCTGATCCAGTTCGGCCACAACGACCAGTCGGACAAGCCCGAGCGCTGGACCGACATGGCCACGGAGTTCCCCGCCAACCTCAAGCGCATGGTCGAGGAGGTCCGCGCGGCCGGCGCCGAGCCGGTGCTGCTCACGCCGCTGTCGCGCCGCGCATTCCGCGCCGGCAAGCTCGACAACACGCTCGAGCCATGGGCGGCGGAGGTGCGCAAGGTCGCGGCGGCCATGCAGGTGCCGCTCGTCGATCTCAATGCGCACAGCGCCGCGCTGGTGCAGAAGCTCGGACCGGTCGAGGCGACCAAGCTCGCGATGGCCGAGCCGCTGCCCGAGGAACTTGCCGCCGCCAAAGCGGGCACCACGCTCAAGCCGCGCACGGCGGAGGAAGCGCGCGTCCCCGATCCGGCGCCGACACCCAACGGTCCGCGCGGCAGCTATGGGCGCAAGTTCGACTACACCCATGTCGGCGATGCCGGCGCGCGCGTCTTCTCGGCGATGGTCGCCAACGACCTCGCCGCTGTCGTGCCGGAGCTGCGGGGCCAGCTCGTTCCCTGA
- a CDS encoding MFS transporter, producing MTRPIQGLRWFVIGLIALATVINYIDRNALAVMWPAVSKDIGADKADYALLVTAFMIAYAVGQSLFGRLLDVIGTRLGFVVSIFVWSASIAAHALVRSIGALTALRLTLGVSEAGTWPGAVKANALWFPQRERALAQGIFNSGAAIGAIVAAPLVAWLYSLFGWQATFLVVGLLGFAWLLPWLWLYRGDPDAHPWLSEAERAHIAGDAPRETSEDAGSPGIIGLLRYRQSWAILLSRFFLDPVWWLFVSWLPIYLSETFHFDVKQIGLFGWVPFVGAMLGSLGGGWLSGALIRRGWPVLRARLVAIALGGAIMLPALLLTMTAASPLYAVLLIAVILFGFQIAINNIQTLPSDYFAGGAVGTLAGIGGTAAVAGTLITTWLVPVMTRQGYAPIFALGAAIVPLGVLAVWLLGRSRPAPISISPSSKGFDA from the coding sequence ATGACGCGCCCGATCCAGGGCCTGCGCTGGTTCGTGATCGGCCTGATCGCGCTGGCGACCGTCATCAACTACATCGACCGCAACGCGCTGGCGGTGATGTGGCCGGCGGTGTCGAAGGACATCGGCGCCGACAAGGCCGATTACGCGCTGCTCGTGACCGCGTTCATGATCGCCTATGCGGTCGGCCAGTCGCTGTTCGGGCGGCTGCTCGACGTGATCGGCACGCGGCTGGGCTTCGTCGTCTCGATCTTCGTCTGGTCCGCCTCGATCGCCGCCCACGCGCTGGTGCGCTCGATCGGCGCGCTGACGGCGCTGCGCCTGACGCTCGGCGTCAGCGAGGCGGGCACCTGGCCCGGCGCGGTCAAGGCCAACGCCCTCTGGTTCCCGCAGCGCGAGCGGGCGCTGGCGCAGGGCATCTTCAACTCCGGCGCGGCGATCGGCGCGATCGTCGCGGCGCCGCTGGTCGCCTGGCTCTATTCGCTGTTCGGATGGCAGGCGACCTTCCTCGTCGTCGGCCTGCTCGGCTTCGCCTGGCTGCTGCCGTGGCTGTGGCTCTATCGCGGCGATCCCGATGCGCACCCCTGGCTGAGCGAGGCCGAACGTGCCCACATCGCCGGCGACGCGCCCCGCGAGACGAGCGAGGATGCCGGCTCGCCGGGCATCATCGGCCTGCTCCGTTACCGGCAGAGCTGGGCGATCCTGCTGTCGCGCTTCTTCCTCGATCCCGTGTGGTGGCTGTTCGTCTCCTGGCTGCCGATCTACCTGTCCGAGACTTTCCATTTCGACGTGAAGCAGATCGGCCTGTTCGGCTGGGTGCCGTTCGTCGGCGCGATGCTGGGGAGCCTCGGCGGCGGCTGGCTGTCGGGGGCGCTGATCCGGCGCGGCTGGCCGGTGCTGCGCGCGCGGCTCGTCGCGATCGCGCTCGGCGGCGCGATCATGCTGCCGGCGCTGCTGCTGACGATGACGGCGGCGAGCCCGCTCTACGCGGTGCTGCTGATCGCGGTGATCCTGTTCGGCTTCCAGATCGCGATCAACAACATCCAGACGCTGCCGAGCGACTATTTCGCCGGCGGCGCGGTCGGCACGCTCGCTGGGATCGGCGGCACCGCCGCGGTCGCGGGCACGCTCATCACCACCTGGCTGGTGCCGGTCATGACACGGCAGGGCTACGCGCCGATCTTCGCGCTGGGCGCGGCGATCGTGCCGCTGGGCGTGCTCGCGGTGTGGCTGCTCGGGCGTAGCCGCCCTGCCCCCATTTCCATCTCACCATCATCGAAAGGGTTCGACGCATGA